From Paenibacillus sp. PvR098:
ACCGGACCGCTGTTGTTTGCGGTGCCCCGAAATACAGCTTGCCATTGTGAGTATCGTGTACATCGGCGTCAGTCACCGCTTGCTTGTCCGCGTAGGGCTGACCTAGCTCGACCGTGAGGCCGAGGGTGCCGATATATTCGGCAGCGTGTTCGGGCACCTCGCCGGTGATTGTTTTCACGCGGAAGCCGGGCTCTACATCCATGCTGAGCATCTTCCTCAGCCGGTCCGTGACAACAGTGCGCCATGGCCGTTCGAGCTCAACACGGGTCGTCATGGCGTTCAGGAAAGAACGGGCCATCTGCGTTTCGGTCATAAAGTTATAACTGTAATCATTGCGCAGCTTGTCCAAGTAGCGGACAAACTCCAAAAGCTCTGGAACACGTGTCGGAAAATGATACTCGATATGCTCGAAATAATCGATCGGCAAATCCATTGCCGCGTAAGCTTCGAAAAGATCCTTCGTGGAATACTGCGGATTTGTTCGCAGCACCGGTGCAGGCGTATACAGCATCATCGGTTGTTTCAGCTCAGGTTCTCCTGCCGCGTCCGTCATTAGAAACGGCAATCCCCAATGATACTCAACGCCAAGTCTTGGGTCGGCCTTCGCATACGAAGGCTTGAAGCCAAAGTTAAACCAAATATTCGCTTCCCGCTCGTTTCGCAGCGTTTGGGTGCGATCCGGATAGTTGATGCGCCAGGTATGCTGGTTCGTGCCCGTCAGCGCCCAAGGGATGCCGAGCTTGTCGAACGCCTGCCGGTGCAGGGCGATCTCCTGTTTCTCCTGCGCGTCGCTTGTAAAGTTATGCACGAAAATGTGCGGATACAATTCTAAATGATGTTTCTCACTATATCGAATAAATTCGCTTAGTTGATCTGTGTAAGGGAACTTCGGATCGTCGATTGGCGACGCCATGCCGAATTCCAGCTGTCCGACGATCAGATCGTCGCGCCCGTCCCCGTTCAGGTCGTACCAGAGCGGGACGGAGCTGTGTCCGCCGACAAGGGAGCGGCTGCCGAGCTGGTTCGTCGAGGCGGCCTCGATGAGGCCGCTGTCGAGCCAATCTAGCTGGCTAATATTCGACTCCTGCTGCAAGTACACGCGCAGGTCGCCTTCCAGGCCGCCGACGACGAGGTCGGCCTTGCCGTCCCCGTCCATGTCCCGGATGGACGGGGACGCGAACGGCGCGGGCAGCTTGAACTGCGCCGCGCCAGAAGCAAAGGCGAGCGCGCCTCCGGCGCCCCGCTCGCCGCGGTACAGCGTCACCTGGCCGCCGCCATCCCCGACCACGAGATCGGGAACGCCGTCTCCGGTGACGTCGCCCACAGCTGCCGCCAGCGGTGCGGTGGCGCGCACAGGCTGCCCGCCTGCCAGCAGCGCGGCGGGCACCGTGAACGTCCCGTCGGCGGTGCCGTAGGCGGCTGCGAGCGTGCCATCCGGCCGGCCGATCAACAGGTCCGGCCGGCCGTCGGCATTCAGGTCCGCCGCCGCGACGCTGGCGTACGAACCGACCTTCAGCGGCTCTCCGGTCTCGAGCCGCACAGGCGTCCGCTTCCCGAAGGCTGCGGGCGGCTTCATGCTCTCCGTTAGCTGCTGGCCGGCATAAGCTTCGTCTGAAGCCTTCGTTCCCGGGTATGCGTACACGCTGCCGTCGGCCGAGCCGACGATAAGGTCGACGGTTCCGTCGCCGTCCAGATCAGTTAGCGCCGGAACCGCGCGGTAAGGCAGCGTAATCGGGTCTCCAAGTGAACGGTACTCCGGATACGCCGCCAATCGGATCGGACCTTCCTCGCCCATAACCCGATTGCCGGTGGAGTAGAACGAATTCGGCGTCTCCCCGGCGAACGCAGGCTTCTCGTTCGTGCCGGTGTTCAGATGGACGACCACGGACTCCTGCCATCGGCCCCATGTGAATGCCGAGCGGACGAGCGAGAAGGAAGGAATCTGGTTGTACTTGCGCAGAAGCTCTGCCCACTGGATGCCCTCTCCGTCACGAATCGCTTCCATGGCCTCAAAATGATTCTGATGCGCCATCGCCGGTCTTCCGTAGGGGCCGAGCGTCTTTTTCACGCTGTATCCGAGCTTTACTTTCGAGACAAAGGCGGCGTATTCGCTTCGCAGCAGTGCATTTCCGGCTGCGAACGTAAAGTGAAAATACGGCTCCAGCGGCAGCTGGTTCCGGTCAAAATACAGTGCGCCGGGCTTCTCCTTCTTTGCCGCGTTCGTCTCCGCAGCGAGCTGCTCGAAGCCTAGCTTCGGGTCCATGCCGCCGGTCAAATCGTAGCCCGTGATAAAATAGCGGTTCGGCAGCAAAGTGCCGCAAAAAAAGACGGTGCCCCGTCCGTACCGGTTCACCGTGTATAAGGAAGTCCCGTTCATCGAGACGAGCGTTTCCGCGGTGGAAGGAATGATCCCTTTGCCCCAGGCGAATCGGCTCAAGCTGCCCTCCGTATCATGCCGGAAGAAAGTATCCGCAAACGACCGAATCAGCTGCTGTACGCCTTGCAGATTGATGTCCGTTTCCGGGTAGGACCACAGTGTTGCACCGGGGCTTACAGGAAGCATGCTGCGCTCGGGCGCCTTCACTTCCACTATTTCCTTGGCTCCCAAGAAGGCGGGCTCAAAATCATCGGCAAACCTATTTTCAAGGAACAAATGTCCGCCAGCTTCAACATATTCCATCAGCAGTTTACGCTGCGGATCGGTTAATGTTTGATGCAGGGCCGGGTCCAAAACCATCGTATCGTACGATCGGAGCTTTCGTGCGCTTAGCTCGTCCAAAGACAAACGGTCCAGCTCAAGACCCACGACAAGCGTTTGCCGTAAATGCCCGTAAGCGGCGGTATCGTAAGCGTCGCCTTGGGTGGCGTACAACATGCGTACCTTCAGCTCCTTGTTCGCAGTGAACAAAGCGAGCGTCATGATAACCGCCAGTAATCCCAGAATGGCAGCAACAGTTTTGCGCCGGTTCATTTGGTTCAAAATTAATCCCTCAATTACTGCTGGGTTGCATTACCCTGACATTATAGCATGGATAGAAGGCTTTGTTAACTTATGACCTGCAGGCAAGTACAGCGGCAGTCTGAGTTCGCGAGGCCTCCGGAATCACATGGGAGCGGGCCGGGACCGTCTTGTTGCGGTACAGCGCATGAACGGCCATATAGATGAGGCGTTCCGAGGTGGAGCAAGCGAAGCACAACCCGACATGGATGGAGTAACCTTTTATCCTTGGGTCCGTTTCTGTTACACTAGAAGAGAAAAGGCAATATTATTCGGAGGAAGGAATTAACTATGAGCGAACTTCGCAAATCAGATATAGAGCTGCTAGCGCCTGCGGGAGATTGGGATTGTATGCGCGCGGCGGTAGCGAATGGGGCCGACGCCATCTTTTTCGGCGTAGAAAAATTTAATGCCCGGGCCCGGGCGAACAATTTTCATACGGATGAGCTGCCGGACATCATGTCCTTCTTGCACCGATACGGGGTCAAGGGCTTTTTGACGTTCAATATCCTGGTGTTTGAGGAAGAGCTGGAGGATGCCAAGTCGCTGATCGAAGCGTGCATCGATGCCGGCGTGGATGCGGTGATCGTACAGGACTTGGGTCTTGTGCGGATGATTCGGGAGCTGTCGCCGGATTTCCCGATTCACGGCTCGACGCAGATGACGATCACCTCGCCGGAGGCGGTGGAATTCACAAAGCCGTTTGATATCGAACGGGTGGTGCTCGGACGGGAGAACAATCTGAAGCAGATCAAGCAGATCGGGGACCAAGCCAAACTGCCGATGGAAGTGTTCGTGCACGGGGCACTTTGCGTATCCTACTCAGGACAATGCCTGACCTCGGAAATGTGGGGCGGACGTTCAGCTAACCGCGGGGAATGCGCCCAAGCCTGTCGTCTTCCCTACGACCTGATGGTGGACGGGGAGCATAAACCGATGGGGGACGTGGCTTATCTGCTGTCGCCAAAGGATTTGGCGGCGCTCGAGCTGGTACCGGAATTGATTGAAGCGGGTGTGACTTCTTTCAAAATTGAAGGACGGTTGAAAAGCCCGGAGTACGTGGCGAATGTGGTTTCGAAGTACCGCAAGGCGATAGACCGGTACTTCGACGGAGAGAACCCGATGCCGACTAAAGAGGAACTGCGGGAGCTGGAGCAAAGCTTCTCGCGCGGTTTTACGCACGGGTTCCTGAAGGGGACAGACAATAAGCAGCTCGTAGAGGGCACATACCCCAAAAGCCGTGGTGTCTACATGGGACGCGTGAAGCAGGTGCTGCGGGACGGCGTATTGTGCGAGCTGGAGGCGCCGCTGAAGCGGGGCGATGGGATTTGCTTCGATGCGGGCGATCCGACGAAGAAGGAAGAGGGCGGACGCGTGTACGACTTGCGCCGTAAGGGTGTCAAGCTGGAGGGCGAAGCGCCTGGCGGTCTGGTCGAAATCGTGCCGGGTCGCAGCGATGTTGATCTCAGCCGTGTGCATGTCGGTGATCGGATTTGGAAGACGAACGACCCGCATCTGGACAAAAGAATGCGTCAGTCGTTCGAGACGGACAAGCCTTACCGCGTGTTCCCCGTCAAGGTGAAGGTGACCGGTGCCGCCGGGCAGCCGCTGAAGAGCGTATGGACTGACGTGACGGCAAATCATACCGTAGTCGTAGAGTCGGAGCTGCCGCTTGCTCCTGCGGAGAAGAGACCGATGACAGTCGAGCTGTTTCAGGAGCAATTCGGACGGCTTGGAGGTACGGTCTTCGAGCTGGCCGAGCTTGAAGTTCACCTCAGCGGCGATTTGATCGTGCCGATGCGCGAGCTGAATCAGATGCGCCGTCAAGCGGCTGAGCTGCTGCTGGAGAAGCGGGAGCAGCCTCGTCCCTACATCAAGCGAAGCGTTGATGCATATGAAGATGCACCTTTGCAGCCGGCTAGTAGGTCCACAACGCCTGTGGGCGGACGGCCGCAGGCACGGTTGACGGCACTCTGCCGCAGCCTCGACCAGGTGCAGGCAGCCTGTTCGATGAACGTCGATCTGATCTATGCCGACTTTGAGTTCATCAAGCAGTTCCCGGCTGCCGTGGAAGCCGTCCACGCCGCGGGCAAGCGCATCGCACTTGCGACGCCCCGCATTCATATGCCAGGTGAAACGGGTTATTTCAAGAACATCCTGAACCTTAAGCCCGATGCCGTGTTGGTTCGCAATACGGGAGCCGTCTACTGGTTCATGCGCTATTTGGCCGAGCATCCTTCGGAACCCCAGCCGGAGCTGATTGGCGACTTCTCACTGAACGTTGCCAATCATAAGGCAGCAGCACTGTTCCTGGATGCCGGGCTCACCCGCGTGACCCCGTCTTATGACCTGAACATTCAGCAGATGATTGATCTGCTGCGCCGTACGGATACGTCAAAGCTTGAGATCGTTATCCACCAGCATATGCCGATGTTCCATACGGAGCACTGCGTCTACTGTACGTTCATGAGTCCGGGCACGAACTACACGAACTGCGGCCGTCCATGCGAAGAGCAGCGTGCCTCCCTGAAGGACCGCGTTGGCTTCTCTCACCCGATCCGCGTCGACGAAGGCTGCCGTAACACGGTGTACAACGCTATCGACCAATCCGGTGCGGAATACCTCACCAACTTCATGGAGCTTGGTGTACCGTCATACCGTGTTGAGTTTCTGGAGGAATCGCCGGAGAAGGTGCAAGAAGTGCTCGGATTGTACGAGCGCGCTCTTCGCGGTCAGATTAATGGCACACAAGTATGGAAAACATTGAAATCAACCAATCAGCTCGGCGTAACACGCGGGCAGTTGGTGAAATAGCGTTTACGACAGAAACCGTCCCGGCCATCCATAAGCCTAAAGTGCACCCCTTAGAATAGACATTGGAAAAACCCCTAGGTTAATCCGATGAAAATCTAAGGGGTGCATTTTTTATGCCAGTAAAAAAAGGTCAGAAGTTGAAGCAGATGCCCCCAATCAAAAATGGGTTACCGATGTCACCCAGTACCGTGTAGCAGACACCTGGTTGTATCTCTCCGCGATTAAAGATTTGTTCAATAACGAGATCGTGGCTTACCAGATGAGCTTACGCAACGATAACCAGCTCGTCCTAGAGACGTTTGCGAAAGCCTTTGAAAAGACGAAAGACGTGACTGGATTGATCGTTCACAGCGACCAAGGGTTCCAGTACACGTCCTACGCTTACCACGACATGCTGCCACAGGTTGGCGTTCAAATCAGCATGTCTCGGAGGGGCAATTGTTATGACAATGCCTCGATGGAGAGCTTCTTCTCGCATCTCAAAACGGAAGGGCTCTATCCTTATGATATACGAAGTTTGGACGAGGCACAAAGGCGAATTGAGGAATATATTCATTTTTATAACCAAAAGCGACCACAAACAAAATTAAAAAAACTGACGCCGGTAGAGTACCGACGCCTGCTTGCAGCCTAGAGGCTTTTTTCAATGTCTACTAAATGCGGTCTTGATCAAGCCGGGGAGGCGGTTTTTTCATTTATACTAAGCTGTTTTTGAACGAAGGGCTATCGACCACATCCTGATCCAGAATCACGTTAAACGGTACATAGACCGGTGACAAATCGCCGTTATCCTCCCCAAAGCCCATATTTTGCTTCGTGGATAAGAAAAGATCGATTTGCTGAATAGGGCCGAAGCTGATACTGCTCCCCCGGTCCAGTACGTTGGCTTTAACACCTAACAAATTCACCGTCATCGGTGCGAAAATCATCGGTATTCCTCCCCAGGTACAATGAGTGCGGAGCGCTGCAAAGCAGGTGAATCCACCTGATCCCTGTCGTCGACGAAATGCCGGTTGCCCACGAAGTTCGCCTCATCGCCGTAATTTTGTCCATAACCTTGCAAACGTTTGTCCGAGTTCGTCCATTCTGCTAAAAAATTTTGTCCGACATTGACCGCTGAGGCATTTTCGATGGAATTAATTTTTAAAATGAAAATATTATTAATTACTGTGGAATGTCCCATCCTCTCGAATCACCCCCGGAAAAAATATTATTATGTATACGCTCCGCACTTAAAAATATAACCTAGAAATTACCAAAGGCTGGTGGAGAGATGGATAGCGAAAAAATCGGTAAATGGCTGGAAGTAGCCAAAAATTTCACCGGAAGCGATTTTTGGACGGACATCTTTGACCAGTCCGGGGCGAAGCAGATGATGGGAATGAATCCGATGTTCCAGGGAAACAGCGATAAACAGCAGGGGAATCATCTTCCACTGGTGGACATGCTGAGGAGCAGTAATGAAGTCATTGTTCTGATTGATCTCGCGGGTGTGGCTAAGGAAGATGTGGAGCTGTCTGTGGCCGGCGGGTTATTGCACGTGAGAGGGACCGTCAAGAATTTGTTTCCGGGATCGACATCTCTGATGAGAGAGCGGCTGTATGGGGATTTCGAGCGTACCATCCAGCTCCCGGAAGGAAAGGAAGATCCGGACAGTGAGATTAGGGCTGCTTTTCATCAAGGCCTCCTGATCGTCCGTATTCCTATGCCGCCCGCACCGCGGAGAAACATCAATATCGAATGATGCGAATGTGCCTTGTGACAGCGGGGGCGTCCAGCAGGTCACGGTCATCGACGACAGCGTTGTGCGATAGCACAGGACTGCCGTCGGCATACTGTACGCCAAAGCCTTGTGTAGTTTTTCTAGTGTTATGAATGCCGATTTGGACATTGCTGCCGAAGCGGACCGCTGAGCCCATCTGTATTTTGTTCACTTTGATGAATGCAAAATTGGTTTCTGATGGATAAAAAACGGGGAACCGCCTCCTTTATCGGTATGTTCGGTGAAAAGAACCGAAGCTAAGACCATTCTATGTGAAACGGGGTGATCTCATGTGGCCGTTTTCCCGATCGACCTGGAATACGATTACCAAGGACAATCCTTCCGCTGAATTGGAGAGGAGAATTGCCGAATTGGAACGCAAGCTTCAGGAGCAAGCCAGCGCTAAACCGGAAGAGCCAAGACCGACGGTCGTCATCGAGCATATCGCCATCGACAAGCTGGTAGTGGAAAAATGGGATCACAGCAACAATTTTGGAGCCTTGGGAATCAAAGAGCTGGGGGGCAAGCTGAATATCGGCGTGAATTATTCCGGTCCTATTGACGGCGAGGTGCTCAAGGATTTCTTTCCTAAGGCCAAGACAAAACCAGAAAGTAAGGATAATTCACCGCAAAAGACCAAACCCGGCACCACGGGCAGTTCAGATGGGCCAAGCTGTACGATTCGAGCCAAAAATCTGTAAGCGTAGGAATGAAAGCATTGTTTAGTAGAACCTTCGGACCTAGGTGCCAGAGGTTCTTTTTTTGACACAATTTTGACACATAATTTTAATCCTTTTTTCAGCTTTGGTTAAGGTCGTTTTATGCCTTCGCTAGTATATTGTGGATGGTTAAGACATAGCAAAGATGGGAATGGCTGTATAGTGAAAAATGTGGCTACGACGGGAGGTTTTGACATGCTCGAGGTAAAACAGGTCAGCAAATGGTACGAGAACCAGAGAGGGGTCCAAAGCGTAGATTTCTCTATGAGCCGCGGCGAGATCGTCGGTTTTCTCGGGCCGAACGGCGCCGGCAAAACGACAACCATGCGAATGATCACGGGCTACCTGAATCCGACGCAAGGCACGATTACGATTGATGGCTTGTCTATGACGGACCATCCGAAAAAAGCGCGGCAGAAAATCGGATATTTGCCGGAGACGCCGCCGCTGTATCCCGAGATGACGGTCAGGGCTTATTTGCAGTTCATCGCCGATTTACGCGGTATTCCGGCAAAGGAGCAGAAGCGCCGGCTCGGCGAGGTGGTGGAGCGGCTCGGCTTGCAAGGACGCGAAAGGCAAATTATCCGCAGCCTGTCCAAAGGGTACAAGCAGCGGGTCGGTCTGGCGCAGGCTATCCTTCACCAACCCGACCTGTTAGTGCTGGATGAACCGACGTCAGGCTTAGACCCCAAACAAATTATCGAGATCCGCCAGTTGATCCGGGAGCTGGGCGAGAATCATACCGTGCTGCTCAGCACGCATATTCTGCCTGAGATCAATACACTGTGCAATCGCGTGCTAATCATTAATCAAGGGCGCATTGTACTGGATGGACAGCCAGATCGGCTGGCACACACGATGGGCGAGGCCTTCGAGGTATCGCTTGAGGTGAAGGGCCCTCGTGAGGCGGTGCTTACGGAATTGCGCGGCCTGCCCGGTGTGACGGATGTGCGGGAACTGGACGGCGAAGCGGGTGTAACGGAGCCGAAAACGGCTGTCGTGGATGAGGATACAGTATCTTCTGTGACGGCCAGTCCGGCTGAGACGGTGAAGGTGCTTGTCTCTGCGGCGGCTCATGAAGACATTCGTGAGGTGCTGTTCTACCGGATGGCCGAACGCAGGTACCCGATTCTATCCATGAAGAAGGAAAGTCTTAGCCTGGAGGACATCTTCCTGAAGCTGACGACAAGTGAAGCGCTGGACGGGCAAGCCGGAAGCGAAGCGTCTTCGGAGGAGGTGATTGCGGATGCGTAGAGCTTGGGCAATGGCCAAAAAAGAGCTGCAGATGTATTTTTATTCGCCGACGGCGTATGCGGCTTTTGCTTTCTTTTTCCTTATTACCGGTTATTTTTTTAGCGCTAATTTTCTTTATCCCCCGTATATCGTCGATATCCGGCCGGTGGTGGGGAACATCACATTCGTGTTCCTGTTTATTATTCCATTACTGACGATGCGGCTGATTTCCGATGAACTGCGGCAGGGGACCGATGAGCTGCTGCTTACATCACCCGCCAGCCTTACAGAAATCGTTGTGGGCAAATATGTCGCCGCGATGATCGTTCAGTTATTGCTTGTCATCGGCAGCTTGATTTATCCGCTCATTCTGAGCGCTTATGGGACGTTGGAGATACCGGCGCTGTGGTTGTCCTACCTATCGATGTTCCTGATGGGAGCAGCCATGATGGCGATCGGTTTATTCGCTTCTTCGCTGACAGCGCACCAGATGGTGTCGGGCATCATCGCGTTTGCGATACTGCTCGTGTTCTGGACGATTGAATGGCTCGGAGATACCGTGGGCGGAAAAATCAAAGATTTTCTCGGCATGTTCTCGATTGTCGGCCGTTCGCTCGACCTGCAGAAGGGCGTGCTCGATTTTGCCGATGTGCTCTTCTATGTCACTCTGAGTGCGGTGTTCGTGTTGCTCAGTATTCAAGTGCTGGAGCGCAAACGCTGGAGATAAACGACAATCGCTTGAAGCGCGGGCCACGCGCCAAGCAGAAGGGGGAAAGCCAAAGTGAACAAGTGGATACGCGGAACAAACGCGGTCGTGCTGTCGCTCGCCGTGATCGGCATTTTCATCGTGCTGACGATATTTTTGAACTCGATGAAAGGCATGCAGCTCGATCTTACGAAGAATAAAAAATTCACGCTGTCGGAACAGACGACGCAAGCGCTGGGGGCACTGGATCAGGATGTGCGGATCGTCTCGCTGACAAGCGACCAGACCGATCCTTACATTAAACGCCAGGTGGTCGAGCTCGTGCAGGAGTATAAGAAACGCAGCGGCAAAATCACCTTCGACGAATACGATATCGTCAAACAGCCGGCTGTAGCCCAGCAGTATGAAGTAGACCCGTCGGGAACGCTGGTGGTGGAAAGCGGTACGCAGAAAAACACGATCTATTATTACGATATGTTCCTTCCTGGACAGCAGCAGGGGGATTATCAGTTTAGCGGCGAGGAGAAGCTGACCCAGGCGCTTGTAAACCTAAACAGCACCGAGAAACGTAAAGCTTATTTTCTATCCGGGCATAATGAAATTCCTTTGGATCAGATGAATACGTGGCGCAGCGGGCTTGAAAGCGAGAACTATGAGGTGGAGGATCTTAATCTGCTGCGCGAGGGCAAAATTCCGGATGATGCTGAGGCTCTGTTTATTATCGGGCCTGAGAACGATATCAGCGATCAGGAAGCCGAGCTGATCAGGACGTACCTGGGCGGTGAGGGCAAGCTGTATTTAGCGCTTGGGTTTAACCAAAATATGGCCTCCCAGTGGAAAAATATCGACAGCCTCATGTCGGCCTACGGAATTAAAGACCAGCATGCCGTGGCTATCGAGCCGAAGCAAAGCATGCTGTACGATCCGCTGACGATCATTCCGGAGTATGGAGAGCACCCCATTACCCAAAAGCTTGGGGAGTACAACCTGCTCACCATGATGACGCTCGCCGTGACACTGAATGTGGACCAGCCCAACGAGAATTATACGCCGACTCCCATTCTTAGAACGACGGATGCAGCCTATGGTGAAACGGACCTAACGCGGCTCGCGGAAAGCAGTCAAAGCAGCAAAGATCAGACCGATATCCAGGGTCCGCTAAATTTGGGCTACGTTGTTGAGGACAAGGATGGGAAGCCGAAAGCAGTCGTTCTAGGTGGTTCGACGTTGTTCGTGGATCGGGTGATTTCGCAGCAGGGCAACCGTGATTTCGCGCTCAACAGCGTTGCTTGGCTGCAGGAGCAGACGAATCAGGTCACGATACGCCCGCGTCAGGGAGATGCCTTTCAAACAGCGCTTGTGACCGCTGGGCAGGCGAATCTGATTTTCTACGGAACAGTGCTGCTCTTCCCGTTACTCTTCCTGATGTTCGGCGGAGCGATTTGGTGGAGGAGGAGACAAGGATGAAAAGGCTGATCCCTACGATGATCTTGGTGATCTTGTGCATCGGGGGCTTCTGGTTTGCGTCGAGCAAAGATTTTTTTCAGGAGAAACTTCCGGAAGCTCCGGCTCTGGTGACCGTGAATAAACAAGAAGTAGTAGGCTATACGATCAACAAAGGGGATGCGGTCATCGAATTACAGCAAAAAGACGGGCTGTGGACGATGACCAAGCCATCCGCGGTTCCGCTGAACGAAGCTCAACAAATGGGTTGGATCGATGCCTTTAACGCGGTGAGGAAGGATAAAACGGTCGACGAGAATCCATCCGATCTTGCCCAATTCGGCTTGAACCTACCGGCGCAGGAGTTCAGCATGAAGCTTGCGGACGGCACGACGCATTCGCTGTTCGTGGGCGGCCCGGTGGCAGTGCAGGGCTTTTACTACGCCAAGTTCAGCGGCTCGCCGGAAGTATTTCAGATCAGCGAGTCCCATCTGACGGCTTTGGCAAAGCAGCAGATGGATTTTATGGAAAAAAGCCCGATTCAGATGGACTATGAGCAAGTTCGTGCTTTGAGTGTCGATTGGAAGGGCCGAAAGTGGACACTGACCAAGTCGGAGCCGGACAAACCGTCATATGAAGCCAGCTGGAAGCTCGGGGATCAAGAAGTCAAAGGCGTAGATGCCAGCGGTTACCTTGATAAAGCGGCGTTACTTTCCACAGAGCAGCTGGCAAAGCCGGCAGCCGAGGTGAAAGGTCTCGATCAGCCGGAGCTGCGGATCGAGATCCAAACGGCGGGTTCGGACGGAAAAGAAACGACAACCGCGTATACGGGCAAAGTGGAAGGCGACAACGTCTGGATTTCGAAGCAGGGCGGCGAATGGGCTTTTGCCATTCCCGCAGCGGCGATTCAAGAGCTGGCGGACAAAGACAAAGAATCGCCGGCGGAGCAAAAGTAAAGGAACACCGTGCAGCATGACCGGCGTTATTCGGTTAAAAGCTGCGCGGTGTTTTTTCTTCCTAAGAGATTTTAGCCTGTGCAGATTGATCAGAATAAATAAAATATGCGGCCCAACCATACATAATTTCCCATAGACGAGGAAACCCTACTTTTGTCAATGATGAAAGGAGGAATTCCAATGTTTACGGGACAACAACAGCAGGGCATGAATACGGTCACTTCCAAGGAACTGGCTTATATTTCGGATGGATTGAAGAACGAAGAGCTGATTGCCAAAATTGCGGTGCAAGGTGTGGCGGAAAGCCAAACCCCACAGCTGAAGCAGAAGCTGGCGCAAATGGCTCAGGACCGTTTGCAAAACGCGGATCAATTGCTCCGGACGCTGCAACAGC
This genomic window contains:
- a CDS encoding VCBS repeat-containing protein; amino-acid sequence: MNRRKTVAAILGLLAVIMTLALFTANKELKVRMLYATQGDAYDTAAYGHLRQTLVVGLELDRLSLDELSARKLRSYDTMVLDPALHQTLTDPQRKLLMEYVEAGGHLFLENRFADDFEPAFLGAKEIVEVKAPERSMLPVSPGATLWSYPETDINLQGVQQLIRSFADTFFRHDTEGSLSRFAWGKGIIPSTAETLVSMNGTSLYTVNRYGRGTVFFCGTLLPNRYFITGYDLTGGMDPKLGFEQLAAETNAAKKEKPGALYFDRNQLPLEPYFHFTFAAGNALLRSEYAAFVSKVKLGYSVKKTLGPYGRPAMAHQNHFEAMEAIRDGEGIQWAELLRKYNQIPSFSLVRSAFTWGRWQESVVVHLNTGTNEKPAFAGETPNSFYSTGNRVMGEEGPIRLAAYPEYRSLGDPITLPYRAVPALTDLDGDGTVDLIVGSADGSVYAYPGTKASDEAYAGQQLTESMKPPAAFGKRTPVRLETGEPLKVGSYASVAAADLNADGRPDLLIGRPDGTLAAAYGTADGTFTVPAALLAGGQPVRATAPLAAAVGDVTGDGVPDLVVGDGGGQVTLYRGERGAGGALAFASGAAQFKLPAPFASPSIRDMDGDGKADLVVGGLEGDLRVYLQQESNISQLDWLDSGLIEAASTNQLGSRSLVGGHSSVPLWYDLNGDGRDDLIVGQLEFGMASPIDDPKFPYTDQLSEFIRYSEKHHLELYPHIFVHNFTSDAQEKQEIALHRQAFDKLGIPWALTGTNQHTWRINYPDRTQTLRNEREANIWFNFGFKPSYAKADPRLGVEYHWGLPFLMTDAAGEPELKQPMMLYTPAPVLRTNPQYSTKDLFEAYAAMDLPIDYFEHIEYHFPTRVPELLEFVRYLDKLRNDYSYNFMTETQMARSFLNAMTTRVELERPWRTVVTDRLRKMLSMDVEPGFRVKTITGEVPEHAAEYIGTLGLTVELGQPYADKQAVTDADVHDTHNGKLYFGAPQTTAVRFVTQDRANALKAEPHLLRSNVPYELEKSGERWILNLNAPGMQQIQLWSPQPVTFSGPDLKVDRDDAGMTYTVTHFGDPVAIDITYGR
- a CDS encoding U32 family peptidase translates to MSELRKSDIELLAPAGDWDCMRAAVANGADAIFFGVEKFNARARANNFHTDELPDIMSFLHRYGVKGFLTFNILVFEEELEDAKSLIEACIDAGVDAVIVQDLGLVRMIRELSPDFPIHGSTQMTITSPEAVEFTKPFDIERVVLGRENNLKQIKQIGDQAKLPMEVFVHGALCVSYSGQCLTSEMWGGRSANRGECAQACRLPYDLMVDGEHKPMGDVAYLLSPKDLAALELVPELIEAGVTSFKIEGRLKSPEYVANVVSKYRKAIDRYFDGENPMPTKEELRELEQSFSRGFTHGFLKGTDNKQLVEGTYPKSRGVYMGRVKQVLRDGVLCELEAPLKRGDGICFDAGDPTKKEEGGRVYDLRRKGVKLEGEAPGGLVEIVPGRSDVDLSRVHVGDRIWKTNDPHLDKRMRQSFETDKPYRVFPVKVKVTGAAGQPLKSVWTDVTANHTVVVESELPLAPAEKRPMTVELFQEQFGRLGGTVFELAELEVHLSGDLIVPMRELNQMRRQAAELLLEKREQPRPYIKRSVDAYEDAPLQPASRSTTPVGGRPQARLTALCRSLDQVQAACSMNVDLIYADFEFIKQFPAAVEAVHAAGKRIALATPRIHMPGETGYFKNILNLKPDAVLVRNTGAVYWFMRYLAEHPSEPQPELIGDFSLNVANHKAAALFLDAGLTRVTPSYDLNIQQMIDLLRRTDTSKLEIVIHQHMPMFHTEHCVYCTFMSPGTNYTNCGRPCEEQRASLKDRVGFSHPIRVDEGCRNTVYNAIDQSGAEYLTNFMELGVPSYRVEFLEESPEKVQEVLGLYERALRGQINGTQVWKTLKSTNQLGVTRGQLVK
- a CDS encoding IS3 family transposase, with amino-acid sequence MFYASKKRSEVEADAPNQKWVTDVTQYRVADTWLYLSAIKDLFNNEIVAYQMSLRNDNQLVLETFAKAFEKTKDVTGLIVHSDQGFQYTSYAYHDMLPQVGVQISMSRRGNCYDNASMESFFSHLKTEGLYPYDIRSLDEAQRRIEEYIHFYNQKRPQTKLKKLTPVEYRRLLAA
- a CDS encoding Hsp20/alpha crystallin family protein; its protein translation is MDSEKIGKWLEVAKNFTGSDFWTDIFDQSGAKQMMGMNPMFQGNSDKQQGNHLPLVDMLRSSNEVIVLIDLAGVAKEDVELSVAGGLLHVRGTVKNLFPGSTSLMRERLYGDFERTIQLPEGKEDPDSEIRAAFHQGLLIVRIPMPPAPRRNINIE
- a CDS encoding ATP-binding cassette domain-containing protein, with product MLEVKQVSKWYENQRGVQSVDFSMSRGEIVGFLGPNGAGKTTTMRMITGYLNPTQGTITIDGLSMTDHPKKARQKIGYLPETPPLYPEMTVRAYLQFIADLRGIPAKEQKRRLGEVVERLGLQGRERQIIRSLSKGYKQRVGLAQAILHQPDLLVLDEPTSGLDPKQIIEIRQLIRELGENHTVLLSTHILPEINTLCNRVLIINQGRIVLDGQPDRLAHTMGEAFEVSLEVKGPREAVLTELRGLPGVTDVRELDGEAGVTEPKTAVVDEDTVSSVTASPAETVKVLVSAAAHEDIREVLFYRMAERRYPILSMKKESLSLEDIFLKLTTSEALDGQAGSEASSEEVIADA